Proteins found in one Pseudomonas sp. P8_241 genomic segment:
- a CDS encoding TetR family transcriptional regulator C-terminal domain-containing protein, whose amino-acid sequence MSAIKTPEASLRNSKQNRKEILQSIRSAAISEFSLHGYSGASTQSIAERAGLKKSQLHYYIEDKESLYNEVLAQIFTRWEKLFILSDASHTPAQVIADYVRQKLDFALQEPELSRVFTHELISGGLRLQPFWPQAVAATEEKVERLQAWVDAGQLRPLNPRLLIMHIWALTQYYADYSVQAERMLGESLQNPDQRQKILDELVEFVLAGCGLSR is encoded by the coding sequence ATGAGCGCAATAAAAACACCCGAAGCCTCCCTGCGTAACAGTAAGCAGAACCGCAAAGAGATCTTGCAGAGCATTCGCAGCGCCGCCATCAGCGAATTCAGCTTGCACGGTTACAGTGGTGCTTCGACCCAGTCGATCGCCGAGCGCGCGGGGCTGAAAAAATCCCAGTTGCACTACTACATCGAGGACAAGGAAAGCCTTTATAACGAGGTGCTGGCCCAGATTTTCACCCGCTGGGAAAAGCTGTTCATATTGAGCGACGCAAGCCACACGCCGGCACAAGTGATCGCTGACTATGTACGCCAGAAGCTGGATTTCGCCCTGCAGGAACCCGAGTTGTCACGGGTCTTTACCCACGAACTTATTAGCGGCGGGCTGCGTCTACAGCCGTTTTGGCCCCAAGCGGTTGCGGCGACTGAAGAGAAAGTCGAACGCCTGCAAGCCTGGGTCGATGCTGGCCAGTTACGCCCTCTCAACCCGCGGCTGCTCATCATGCATATCTGGGCGCTGACCCAATATTATGCGGACTATTCCGTGCAAGCCGAGCGCATGTTGGGCGAGTCGCTGCAGAACCCTGACCAGCGCCAGAAAATACTCGACGAATTGGTTGAGTTCGTCCTGGCTGGATGCGGCTTGAGCCGCTAA
- the dmeF gene encoding CDF family Co(II)/Ni(II) efflux transporter DmeF, whose protein sequence is MNSTNINYTHDHVFLGSAHDENARRTLWVVALTVVMMVGEITAGYITGSMALLADGFHMATHAGALGIAAAAYGYAKRHACSQRYSFGTGKVGDLGGFASALILGMVSLGIGVESVMRLLQPTEVQFGTATLIAIAGLIVNIVSALLLGHGHSHGHEHEHGHAHAHAHHGNDNNLKSAYVHVIADALTSVLAIATLLAGRYLGWVWLDPVMGIVGAIVIARWAWTLMGATAGVLLDQTDAHVAEEIRELVEKPGDATITDLHVWRVGPQAHAAIVSVLGEVTANADSIRERLKPVHEVSHLTVEFRPV, encoded by the coding sequence ATGAACAGCACGAACATCAACTACACACACGACCATGTGTTCCTTGGCTCAGCGCACGACGAAAATGCCAGGCGTACGCTTTGGGTTGTGGCGCTGACCGTTGTGATGATGGTTGGCGAGATCACCGCTGGCTATATCACGGGCTCGATGGCGTTACTGGCTGATGGCTTTCACATGGCAACTCATGCCGGCGCATTGGGCATCGCGGCGGCCGCTTATGGATACGCAAAACGGCACGCTTGCAGCCAGCGCTACAGTTTCGGTACCGGAAAGGTTGGAGACTTGGGCGGATTCGCCTCGGCGCTGATTCTGGGTATGGTCTCCCTGGGAATTGGTGTTGAGTCTGTCATGCGCCTCTTGCAGCCAACGGAAGTTCAGTTCGGCACCGCTACGCTCATCGCGATTGCCGGTTTGATCGTCAACATTGTCAGTGCCCTGCTGCTGGGTCACGGGCACAGTCATGGGCACGAGCACGAGCACGGCCATGCTCATGCCCACGCCCATCACGGTAACGACAACAACCTGAAATCGGCCTACGTCCACGTCATTGCAGACGCGCTGACTTCCGTTCTGGCCATTGCTACACTGCTCGCCGGCCGGTATCTCGGCTGGGTGTGGCTGGACCCGGTCATGGGCATTGTCGGCGCCATTGTTATTGCGCGCTGGGCATGGACCTTGATGGGGGCCACCGCAGGAGTACTGCTGGATCAGACAGACGCACACGTTGCCGAGGAAATCCGCGAGCTGGTTGAGAAACCGGGGGATGCCACTATCACGGACTTGCACGTCTGGCGGGTTGGACCGCAAGCCCATGCGGCCATCGTCAGCGTCCTTGGTGAGGTCACTGCGAACGCCGATAGCATTCGTGAACGTCTCAAGCCAGTTCACGAAGTCAGTCATCTGACGGTCGAGTTTCGACCTGTCTGA
- a CDS encoding DUF1289 domain-containing protein, protein MAKEIENPCISVCQLSGDLCVSCGRSKEDIRKWKRMKRPEKMAAVQRANVRLKGLKKAQG, encoded by the coding sequence ATGGCTAAGGAAATCGAGAATCCGTGCATCTCAGTTTGCCAGCTCAGTGGTGATTTGTGTGTGAGCTGCGGGCGAAGCAAGGAAGACATCAGAAAGTGGAAACGCATGAAGCGACCTGAAAAAATGGCCGCGGTGCAAAGGGCGAATGTGCGCTTGAAAGGGCTGAAGAAAGCACAGGGATAG
- a CDS encoding c-type cytochrome, translated as MKLIAMLVLAFFYLSASFGVWAGEDAQGKQVFEKWCMPCHGKGTEYPGTLALDARYKGAVPAALEDRADLTPPLVKYFVRNGISVMPFFRKTEISDSELDALAHYLQKQPAQP; from the coding sequence ATGAAGTTGATCGCTATGCTGGTTCTGGCGTTTTTTTACCTGAGCGCTTCCTTCGGCGTGTGGGCCGGCGAGGACGCGCAAGGCAAGCAGGTCTTTGAAAAATGGTGCATGCCCTGCCACGGCAAGGGCACCGAATACCCCGGCACCCTGGCACTTGACGCACGCTACAAAGGCGCGGTGCCTGCGGCCCTGGAAGACCGCGCGGATCTCACCCCGCCCCTAGTCAAATACTTCGTGCGCAATGGTATTTCGGTGATGCCGTTCTTCCGCAAAACCGAGATCAGCGACAGTGAGCTGGATGCGTTGGCCCACTACCTGCAAAAACAGCCTGCCCAGCCTTGA
- a CDS encoding FAD-binding oxidoreductase, producing the protein MRQPPGISSHDFAEVIRLFGEVVGKEWVFISEEDLHLYRDAYSPYWGEPEERIASAAVAPSSTEEVQALMRIANRFKIPMYPISTGKNLGYGGSAPAYSGSVVLDLKRMNRVLEVNEKQAYCVVEPGVSYFDMYRHLQDNNIKLWIDVPDPGWGSMLGNAVDRGAGYTSSQFRNHFDAHCGMEVVLADGTLMRTGMGAMPGSDTWQMYKSGFGPWIDGIFSQSNFGVVTKMGFWLMPEPEAFLKGVVHLSRYKDMIPLVDIMTHLENTKVFTGYPDINSPVLGTPSLAGLHDFLAHGPQPRDDEYMQLLKRGAAPEEYEAYGKRNKIPFWSCAFTFYGPEKVIRAQWENVQARYLQALPDATFEEREFYNLPLSEEQKKQVQYPAQFGIPNLRTFAIGARSSWNPSPPSDGHAWFSPIIPRDGAAILKINDVLGKAAKALGVPLVFAMNVPVPSWERCFVFIIPFYITKDAKRNKEIRDAFRKLIKLAAENGWGEYRTAASFQDDVMDTYSFNDHALLHFHETLKDAVDPNGILSPGRYGIWPKHLRKEKKV; encoded by the coding sequence ATGCGCCAACCCCCTGGCATCAGCAGCCACGATTTCGCCGAAGTCATCCGCCTATTTGGCGAGGTGGTCGGCAAGGAATGGGTCTTCATCAGCGAAGAAGACTTGCATCTGTACCGCGACGCCTATTCGCCCTACTGGGGCGAGCCTGAAGAGCGCATCGCCTCAGCAGCCGTGGCGCCATCTTCCACCGAGGAAGTACAAGCGCTGATGCGCATCGCCAATCGCTTCAAGATTCCCATGTACCCCATTTCCACTGGCAAGAACCTGGGCTATGGCGGGTCCGCCCCCGCCTACTCGGGTTCGGTGGTACTTGACCTCAAACGCATGAACCGCGTTTTGGAGGTCAACGAGAAACAAGCCTATTGCGTGGTGGAACCGGGCGTCAGCTACTTCGATATGTATCGCCACCTGCAAGATAACAACATTAAGCTCTGGATCGATGTACCCGATCCGGGCTGGGGAAGCATGCTCGGCAATGCCGTCGACCGCGGCGCTGGCTATACCTCCTCGCAGTTTCGCAACCACTTCGATGCGCACTGCGGCATGGAAGTGGTGCTGGCTGACGGCACCCTGATGCGCACCGGCATGGGCGCCATGCCGGGTTCGGACACCTGGCAAATGTACAAGAGCGGTTTCGGCCCCTGGATTGATGGCATCTTCAGTCAGTCCAATTTCGGCGTGGTGACCAAGATGGGCTTCTGGCTGATGCCCGAGCCGGAGGCGTTTCTCAAGGGCGTTGTGCACCTGTCGCGCTACAAAGACATGATTCCCTTGGTCGATATCATGACCCACCTGGAGAACACCAAAGTGTTCACCGGCTACCCGGACATCAATAGCCCGGTGCTCGGCACCCCCAGCCTGGCCGGACTGCACGACTTCCTCGCGCATGGTCCGCAACCGCGTGACGACGAATATATGCAGCTGTTGAAGCGCGGTGCCGCGCCAGAGGAATACGAGGCCTACGGCAAGCGCAACAAGATCCCCTTCTGGAGCTGCGCCTTTACTTTTTACGGACCGGAGAAGGTCATTCGCGCGCAGTGGGAAAACGTGCAGGCACGCTATCTCCAGGCCCTGCCCGACGCCACCTTTGAAGAGCGGGAGTTCTACAACCTGCCGTTAAGCGAGGAGCAGAAAAAACAGGTGCAATATCCGGCGCAGTTCGGCATCCCCAACCTGCGTACCTTCGCCATCGGTGCTCGCTCAAGCTGGAACCCGTCGCCGCCCTCTGACGGCCACGCCTGGTTCTCACCGATCATTCCGCGTGATGGCGCGGCCATCCTCAAGATCAACGACGTGCTCGGCAAAGCGGCCAAAGCGCTCGGTGTACCACTGGTGTTCGCCATGAACGTACCGGTGCCGTCCTGGGAGCGCTGCTTCGTCTTTATCATCCCGTTCTATATCACCAAGGATGCGAAGCGGAACAAGGAAATCCGCGACGCGTTCCGCAAGCTGATCAAACTCGCCGCCGAAAACGGCTGGGGCGAATACCGCACGGCAGCGTCCTTTCAGGATGACGTGATGGACACCTACTCGTTCAACGACCACGCCCTGCTGCACTTCCACGAAACACTGAAAGACGCGGTCGACCCCAACGGCATCCTGTCGCCGGGACGCTATGGCATCTGGCCTAAACACCTGCGCAAGGAGAAGAAGGTATGA
- a CDS encoding twin-arginine translocation signal domain-containing protein, whose translation MNRRNFLKTSLAGAAIPALSGVGQFSLADTLSTWGGGLPELAVSDSRFAACQRFGSTAEKAGLAHSAIYGDITALWFEHLDPQWRKGPTVIAGITARQPLFVLERLAWDRGMRVVLRVEHDWNADGSVSHTLDAPAHQLPDLTALFNGNADWSERFARLSANCSWNLARTSCAQRTAQSPAYASNDQQAPLVSWVIAPTQRA comes from the coding sequence ATGAATAGACGCAACTTTCTCAAGACCAGCCTGGCCGGCGCGGCGATCCCCGCGCTATCCGGGGTCGGTCAATTCAGCCTGGCCGATACGCTCTCCACGTGGGGCGGCGGCCTGCCCGAACTGGCCGTCTCCGACTCGCGCTTTGCCGCCTGCCAGCGCTTCGGCAGTACCGCAGAAAAAGCCGGTCTAGCCCATAGCGCCATATACGGCGATATCACCGCGTTGTGGTTTGAACACCTCGACCCGCAGTGGCGCAAAGGGCCGACAGTAATCGCCGGGATAACCGCTCGCCAACCGCTGTTCGTGTTGGAGCGCCTGGCCTGGGACCGCGGCATGCGCGTGGTGCTGCGGGTGGAGCATGACTGGAATGCCGATGGTAGCGTTAGCCACACCTTGGATGCACCCGCGCATCAATTGCCGGATCTGACGGCGCTGTTCAACGGAAATGCTGACTGGAGCGAACGCTTCGCCCGGCTCAGCGCCAATTGCTCGTGGAATCTGGCGCGCACCAGCTGCGCTCAGCGTACAGCCCAATCCCCGGCCTATGCCAGCAACGACCAGCAAGCGCCCTTGGTGAGCTGGGTGATTGCCCCTACTCAGCGAGCCTGA
- a CDS encoding twin-arginine translocase TatA/TatE family subunit produces the protein MGLAGLSLWKVGLVLVLVLVFFGGKRLRGMGADVGTAIKELRHSLAEDAPPPAVLDEAEPDRRARS, from the coding sequence ATGGGATTGGCAGGATTGAGTCTGTGGAAAGTGGGCCTGGTACTGGTCCTGGTGCTGGTGTTTTTCGGCGGCAAGCGCTTGCGCGGGATGGGTGCGGACGTCGGTACGGCGATAAAGGAGCTGCGTCATTCATTGGCAGAGGACGCACCGCCTCCTGCCGTGCTCGATGAGGCCGAGCCTGATCGGCGGGCACGTTCGTGA
- a CDS encoding FAD-dependent oxidoreductase, protein MSNKGKRIVIVGAGPAGLVTALGLARQGAQVTVIDREDDILRWPRAMVYLPSTLKVLDEIGLLDKAKSVAAWGYEYNLRFPLTGNIGRLDYHLIEDLTPYSFNLHFGQDVLAEMILEEFLKLPGAQMRWKTSFDTVEQAEDCIQVALHTPDGPRTIEADWLVGADGARSSVRKDIGVAFDGFTWDDTFMATNVLYDFDQYGYAPSTMIADPDHWCVIAKIDDKQQWRIAYGEDSSLTEEARLARIKERFKQFLPDADAPLELLAANSYRVHQRSASTYRVGRVFLAGDAAHATNPIGGMGFTSGVQDAHALIKYLGGVINGTLAEDALDWYAHERRRCFLQIANPTAIEFKRRTQERDTARRMEDEANMFALMADREMSRQAMMSIFNLTGRGYQEDWQTTLLVEDEAGQTPALGAHGGVKLKA, encoded by the coding sequence ATGAGCAATAAAGGTAAACGCATCGTTATCGTCGGCGCCGGCCCTGCTGGTCTGGTTACTGCCTTGGGCCTGGCACGCCAGGGTGCCCAAGTGACTGTCATCGACCGCGAAGACGACATTCTGCGCTGGCCGCGCGCCATGGTTTATTTGCCTTCGACCCTCAAGGTTCTCGACGAAATCGGCCTTTTGGACAAAGCCAAAAGCGTCGCCGCCTGGGGCTACGAATACAACCTGCGCTTCCCGCTGACCGGTAATATCGGTCGCCTGGACTACCACTTGATAGAAGACCTGACACCCTACTCCTTCAACCTGCATTTCGGCCAGGATGTGCTCGCCGAGATGATCCTTGAAGAGTTCCTCAAACTGCCCGGCGCGCAAATGCGCTGGAAGACTTCATTCGATACCGTCGAGCAAGCAGAGGACTGCATCCAAGTAGCCCTGCATACCCCCGACGGCCCGCGCACCATTGAGGCGGACTGGCTGGTTGGTGCCGACGGCGCGCGTTCCAGCGTGCGCAAGGACATCGGCGTGGCGTTCGATGGCTTCACCTGGGACGACACCTTTATGGCCACCAACGTCCTCTATGACTTCGACCAATACGGCTACGCACCATCGACCATGATTGCCGACCCCGACCACTGGTGCGTGATCGCCAAAATCGATGACAAGCAGCAGTGGCGCATCGCCTATGGCGAGGACAGCAGCCTCACCGAAGAGGCTCGCCTGGCCCGCATCAAGGAGCGGTTCAAGCAATTTCTGCCGGACGCGGACGCCCCGCTCGAACTGCTAGCGGCTAACTCGTACCGGGTGCACCAGCGTTCGGCTTCCACTTACCGGGTCGGCCGGGTGTTCCTCGCCGGTGACGCTGCACACGCCACCAACCCTATCGGAGGCATGGGCTTTACTTCAGGTGTGCAGGATGCTCACGCGCTGATCAAGTACCTGGGCGGGGTCATCAACGGTACCCTGGCCGAGGATGCCTTGGACTGGTATGCCCACGAACGTCGCCGTTGCTTCCTGCAGATCGCCAACCCGACGGCCATCGAATTCAAGCGCCGCACCCAGGAGCGTGACACCGCCAGGCGCATGGAGGATGAAGCCAATATGTTCGCTCTGATGGCCGATCGCGAGATGTCGCGCCAGGCGATGATGTCAATCTTTAACTTGACCGGTCGAGGCTACCAGGAAGATTGGCAAACCACGCTGCTGGTTGAAGATGAAGCAGGACAGACGCCCGCTCTCGGTGCCCACGGCGGGGTCAAACTCAAGGCCTGA
- a CDS encoding nuclear transport factor 2 family protein — translation MHTSANKQLVLNYLRHMEDGNSPAALALASDDARFWMPGPGELSKHQVAEFFKQVGPLILSMRFTIHGVIEEGERIAVEASGLAQLANGKQYANDYHFLFVVREGQVTAMKEYADTAPAAVFFETSAQHNADGPHNDSIIRPQE, via the coding sequence ATGCACACATCCGCCAACAAGCAACTAGTGCTCAACTACCTGCGCCATATGGAGGACGGCAACAGTCCCGCCGCCCTCGCCCTGGCCAGCGATGACGCCCGCTTCTGGATGCCCGGCCCGGGTGAACTGAGCAAGCACCAGGTAGCCGAGTTTTTTAAGCAGGTCGGGCCGCTGATACTCAGCATGCGCTTTACCATCCACGGCGTGATCGAGGAAGGTGAGCGCATCGCGGTCGAGGCCAGCGGGCTTGCGCAACTGGCCAACGGCAAGCAGTACGCCAACGACTACCACTTTCTGTTTGTCGTTCGCGAGGGTCAGGTCACGGCCATGAAGGAATATGCCGACACCGCGCCGGCGGCGGTGTTCTTCGAAACCAGCGCGCAGCACAACGCTGACGGACCGCACAACGATTCCATCATCCGCCCCCAAGAATAA
- a CDS encoding NAD(P)/FAD-dependent oxidoreductase, with the protein MSNSYDIVAVGSGHNGLVAAAYLAAAGKKVLVLERNAWFGGGVVTRELTVPGFRHDQHSVGHIFIQANPLIRNDELGLLSKYGLTYIYPEVPLISVFEDGSTLSLYRNRERNYQELAKFSQKDAEAYLKFSEIAAHYLPMLLGTLYSAPVPMGAQFAMMDQSPEGRAMFATMMKSSWEIICEWFTHEKIRLHFARMVGENLASPEELGSGISLFMFLGFMEKYGVGIPIGGSGALTDALIRCIRDHGGEVLASVDIAKIETRGGRASAVRSHDGRVFEAKDAVIGGIHPHLLRNYLDDAGVAPQVFEHAERTQTSPCACITIHAALSEKLRFKAGDHVDQAAFIELLAVDLTRFRRSFDDVRYGELPRDPLLALVSPTNLDPTRAPAGRATMHAWAYVPFQIGQRPPEYWDEIKESYAEELLARMSPFFHNLSSDLIIAKHVDTPLDMQRTSPSFQRGDLHGIAGYQHQFGAHRPTPELGRNTVPGVERFYLVGPFQHPGGGVFGAGRATAIRMFDDLKMNFGKFNKVS; encoded by the coding sequence ATGAGCAACTCCTACGACATCGTCGCCGTGGGCTCCGGCCACAACGGCTTGGTCGCTGCCGCTTACCTGGCTGCCGCCGGTAAAAAGGTTTTGGTACTGGAACGCAACGCCTGGTTCGGTGGCGGCGTAGTGACCCGCGAACTGACCGTGCCGGGTTTCCGTCATGACCAACACAGCGTCGGGCACATCTTTATCCAGGCCAACCCGCTGATCCGCAACGACGAACTCGGCCTGCTGAGCAAATATGGCCTGACCTACATCTACCCCGAAGTACCGCTGATCTCGGTGTTTGAGGATGGCAGTACCCTGAGCCTGTACCGCAACCGAGAGAGGAACTATCAGGAGCTGGCCAAGTTCTCGCAAAAGGACGCCGAGGCCTACCTGAAGTTCTCCGAAATAGCCGCTCACTACCTGCCCATGTTGCTTGGCACCCTGTACTCGGCGCCGGTACCGATGGGCGCGCAGTTCGCCATGATGGACCAGAGCCCGGAAGGCCGGGCCATGTTCGCCACCATGATGAAAAGCAGCTGGGAAATTATCTGCGAGTGGTTCACCCACGAAAAAATTCGGCTGCACTTTGCCCGCATGGTCGGCGAGAACCTGGCCAGCCCCGAGGAACTGGGCTCCGGTATTAGCCTATTTATGTTTCTCGGTTTTATGGAGAAGTACGGCGTCGGCATTCCGATCGGCGGCAGTGGTGCGCTGACCGATGCGCTGATTCGTTGTATTCGCGATCACGGTGGCGAGGTGCTCGCCTCGGTCGACATCGCCAAAATCGAAACTCGTGGCGGTCGCGCCAGCGCCGTGCGCAGCCATGATGGCCGTGTGTTCGAAGCCAAGGATGCAGTCATTGGCGGTATTCACCCGCACCTGTTGCGCAATTATCTGGACGATGCAGGAGTAGCCCCGCAGGTATTCGAGCACGCGGAACGTACCCAGACCTCACCCTGTGCCTGCATCACCATTCATGCCGCGCTCAGTGAAAAGCTGCGTTTCAAGGCCGGCGACCACGTCGACCAGGCCGCGTTTATCGAACTGTTGGCGGTCGATCTCACTCGCTTCCGCCGCTCCTTCGACGACGTACGCTATGGCGAACTGCCGCGCGACCCGCTACTGGCCCTGGTCTCGCCGACCAACCTGGACCCGACACGTGCACCTGCCGGCCGCGCCACCATGCATGCCTGGGCGTACGTGCCATTCCAGATCGGCCAACGCCCGCCGGAGTATTGGGATGAAATCAAGGAGAGCTATGCCGAAGAGCTGCTGGCCAGGATGAGTCCGTTTTTCCACAACCTTTCCAGCGACTTGATCATCGCCAAACACGTCGACACTCCGCTGGATATGCAACGCACCTCGCCCAGCTTTCAGCGCGGCGATCTGCACGGCATCGCCGGCTACCAACACCAATTCGGCGCCCACCGCCCGACCCCGGAACTGGGCCGCAACACAGTGCCCGGCGTCGAGCGCTTCTACCTGGTAGGCCCATTCCAACACCCGGGCGGCGGTGTATTCGGCGCCGGCCGAGCGACAGCCATACGCATGTTCGATGACCTCAAGATGAACTTCGGAAAATTCAACAAGGTGTCCTAA